The sequence atcgtggtgaattcaatgagggttgctaactggttactgggaatttctatagttgggttaggatctcggatatagagttctaaggctatcttgcaggcttcagtggttgaaacttctgtaaagagggatataacatcgaaactggccattaaggctttatgattaagttgatttagattagacttgaaattaaaagagtctttgatgaatgagctggctgatgttagatatttggagaatgcccatgctatgtatttaccaagattggaattaaacgattcatatgtggacagtattggtcgtaatggacaatctggtttatgaggtttggggatgccgtatatttgcggtgtgcgtgagtcggttttacgtaggtaggaataaagtatttgtgaaattgtgttggcttttttcatttgtagtagtaatttgttcagttgcgtctcgtgtgtctttgttggatttgtgtgtattggtttaaattttttcgtgtctgataggatgttattcattttttggatgcattcattcgtgttcattatgactatagcgatACCTTTATCTGCtcttagaatttttatgtttttgtcttgttttaggtttttaatggaattaatgtctctttttgtaaggttgttttttagttttctgttttgtgaaattatgttgatggttttgtgagaaaattctttgaaaaaatcgtttaagatgttgtttttaggtgtttctggaaaatataaatttgtaattttacctgggaagtttggctgttggatatcaataaaattatctaagttgtcttctttctgttggttgtttttggttgttttcttgtttttgttctctgtagaaagtatcacaagtcttttggctaggtcttctaaacatgttttgatttctatggttggaatgtacctaggtgctattgcgaagttgagtcctttgttaagtagatgtatctcgtctgtgtttaattgtcggtcggatctgttaattatgaggttagtcaacggtttctcgttttggtgtcttttctgttgtttgcatcttagtttttctagttttttgttgtggcagatctttttgtctctgtcgttcttagtattgatttggtttcattgtataagtccgtaaatctcttgtttaatgcagcatgccagttgatggtctaggttcattttttgtttttgtaagtcatggagttctttgtattttgtgttcaacatggctttaagtagttttttctgtaaattttggatttttctgtgtatttgtacttacctgttaccattatgtctgaactagcataccgtacaccattattaacagtacacgctcacacgatcgttaagaaactaagaaatttaaaccaacgaattattaatagaagaaatgacatttattttattcaacaatgtagaaaggaacaactaacccctaattttgtaaaggtaaaattttaatacaaacattatccaaaatttacagaaaaaactacttaaagccacgttgaacacaaaatacaaataactccatgacttacaaaaacaaaaaatgaacctagaccatcaactggcatgctgcattaaaccagagatttacgtacttatacaacgaaaccaaatcaatactaagaatgacagagacaaaaaggtCTGCCACAATCAAAAatctagaaaaactaagatgcaaacaacagaaaagacaccaaaacgacaaaccgttgactaacctcataattaacagatccgaccgacaattaaacacagacgagatacatctacttaacaaaggactcaacttcgcaatagcacctaggtacattccaaccttagaaatcaaaacatgtttacaagacctagccaggagattTGTgctactttctacagagaacaaaaacaaggaaacaaccaaaaacaaccaacagaaagaagacaacttagataattttattgatatccaacagccaaacttcccaggtaaaattacaaatttatattttccagaaacacctaaaaacaacatcttaaacgattttttcaaagaattttctcacaaaaccatcaacataatttcacaaaacagaaaactaaaaaacaaccttacaaaaagagacattaattccattaaaaacctaaaacaaaacaaaaattctaaaagcagataaaggtatcgctatagtcataatgaacacgaatgaatgcatccaaaaaatgaataacatcctatcagacacgaaaaaatttaaaccaatacacacaaatccaacaaagacacacgagacgcaactgaacaaattactactacaaatgaaaaaagccaacacaatttcacaaacactttattcctacctacgtaaaaccgactcacgcacaccgcaaatatacagcatccctaaacctcataaaccagattgtccattacgaacAATactgtccacatatgaatcgtttaattccaatcttggtaaatacatagcatgggcattctccaaatatctaacatcagccagctcattcatcaaagactcttttaatttcaagtctaatctaaatcaacttaatcataaagccttaatggcatgtttcgatgttatatccctctttacagaagtttcaaccactgaagcctgcaagatagccttagaactctatatccgagaccctaacccaactatagaaattcccagtaaccagttagcaaccctcattgaattcaccacgataaagacaaactttatgttcaacaaccaaaactatatacaaacaaatggcctaagcatgggcaacccagtatcaccagttctagccaatatttttatgacacaaattgaaccacaagcaattaacacagcattacatccaccactatactggtacagatatgtagatgacacggttgcgggattcaaatgtacagaacacatacttaattttttcaatcacattaactctatgcatcccaacattaacttcacatgtgaacaggaagaaagcaatcaaatatcatttcttaacctcaaaattacaaaaaccgacacacaattcaaaacagaaatccaccgaaaaatcacccatactggactatacattccttgggactcagcacatgaaacaaaacaaaaactcaacatactaagaaaccaaataaacacagccataaaactacgctcgccagataaaattaacgatgcattagacaaaataaaacaatacttcatcaacatcaataagtttcatctacaaaccgtagaaaacattatacgcacacacctagacagaaagcaaaatcaaccaactaaagtaaatatatctcacgaatcaaaaagtcacgaaaccatatactgctgtataccatatattcctgacatcagcaaacaaataaccaacatttggcaaaaatatgacattccagttaataccaaatttattcaaaaaccaggcacaaaactgaggtctatactatgttaaaactacactgacaaacaccacaccaacattatttataaaatataatgtgataactgccacgacttctatattggataagcaagtagaaaaatggaaaccagattcaaagaacataaaaagtcaccttcacacgttttcgaacactgcaagtcaaataaacacaacataaccatagaaaacactcaaatactaaataaagaaacaaacataaacaaacgcaaaattaaaaaaagccttactcatacaacaacttaaacccaaaataaaccaatataaaggaacgcctttatacctatattaatataataaaataaataaaattatatattcaaacatctaataccgccctctacattccgacactcagttacacaacccctttcaaaatgtggtcagctttcggtcagttacctctttctttgtgaacctgacgatgaccgaaaaaggtcgaaacgttgttcgctcttctatgtaaaatattttctcaacccaaacgagccgtttttgcatataaacggtttatttttatttttctaaatataatagtttatttgatGTAATAGCAAAATAGCGTTGAGCCAAACCACTGTTCTTACTTtaacaaaacaagtttttatattctttatctagaatgataaaccTTGTTCCTTCAACCTTAACAATATTGTAAGTGGTAGTTGAAAAGTTCGTGTACAAATTTTCGAGAAGAGATGGATGTTAATCAGtactaaaaaaatgtaatatttgataTGTGCCACAAACTTACTAAAGTTTCTTTCACATGTGCATGTGTCACAAAAATGTGTCTCTATCACTGAAACGTCTCATATTTTTTCATACAGAAGTGTCTCTAAAGATAATAGATAATATAACTGTTGTTTCCCGTATGCGTCActgcttttaaaatgtttacacgGTACTGAACTATTAACATATTTTGACACGTGTGTAAAGTCTTTTATGAATGTATGTGCGATTATAAAACACACTTATCTTTTCATGTGTCACATTAAAACACTATACAATttacatatacgtatatacatTTCACATATacgtagttatatatatatatatatatatgttgaaaatAGATGTGTCACCAACACTTTATTAAAGCTTTTGTATCGTATGTGTCACTAAACCATTCATATATTGTTCTTCAAGTGACTGTGATTAAACTACTTTTAACatgtattattaaaactatttttaaatgaatgtttGTGTGAATAAACAGTTCCATGTTATCGTAACGTACGCATGTCACTGTAACACTTACGTATcttatttttcacaaaaacatgtttaacttaaaacgttataaacaaattaagtGAAACGTATTCAAACGTTtcaatatattcttatttttcgTACTTTCGCTCCAGCAGGTGGTTGAATTTGTGGCTGCTTAAGGTATTTTTTGTATCAcggaaaaaaaaactcaaaatatttctgttatacttttgtttttgatGTATGCCTAGCATCTCGGGCTGTTCTTCTATTCCTCCGGTCAATGCCCTAAATTTAATAAGTTACAATAATGTCAAATTAAGCCCTCAAATTACGTTCGATTTGAGGCAAGAAGCCCCATCTGATATCATTCTGCCTTCAGAATCACGTGACAAATTCGACAGCAAAGCATGGTAAGCCCACAGTTCACATGTCTATTTCTACAATTACAGGATACATATATGGATTTAATTCAcattaatatacaattttttgttCGATCCCGGAAGTCATCCTTTAAGTCGAGCTTAGACTTGTACTTGGACTTGGCTAGGGCAGAATGGCGTGGAACGGAGACGTGGCTTTTGTTGAGTTTGCCCAGTGCTGCAAGAGATGCGACCTCGAAGGCGTCTTGTACGCTACGGCCACTGAGTCTAGATGAGGTTTCCACGTATGTTGTAGCCCCAATCTGCCTGGAAACTACTAAGGCCTAGagaaacagttaaaaatacaGGGAATAGCCATGATAACCACagcttttatcaaaaacatttttcaatatattaaaataaagtttgacaAAATTTGGGTGCAATTTGCTGAAGCAATTTATTAATAAGTTAGACTACGTACAGTATTGTACTCCTAAGAACTTGTGAGTAAAATCAAAGTGTTCAATTTTgtgtcaaccacactatatctacCATATTTATTTCAGTCGTGACCTTTCGTTCATGTGTAGTTCGTTAATACTAATGAGgtgattaagtaataaatatacgCTGTGTAGTACTGCGATAATTAATGCCGCTCACTAATACATAAACGGACTGAAAGTATAAGCTAACACGTTACCGTTGCACGAATTTCAATAGAGATTGAGAAATACAAGTAAAAAGACATTGATTGATGAGGAATTATGTCGCATCCCAAAATAGATATATACACAACAGTCAAACATGGCTACAAAGTTCCATTTGTAATAAGCCCCTATGCCAATTAAAAGTTTGATTATAGTTTGTTTATAGCCACTACCTGAAAAAGTTTTGAAGTTTCCCAAGTTTCATGTCGGTTATCAAAAGACCACCAAAATCGTAAGAAGGATACAATATTCTTAATGTTACAAGTACTTAGAACCTAActgttttacacttatttttataatatcgatttaattttaagttgtaCCTCTTATGGTGACCGAAACTTTTATAACTTAAgtggaaaaaatatgtttaatgatttaaatattatGTCAACAGGATGATTTGTACTATATTATATTGTGATCATAATTCATTCTCCCTTCAACCCTACTGGCAAATGTATATTATGGCAAACGTTTGACCCTAAACCTCAATTCGTGTAGTTTGTTGTCTGCCCCAACACACAGATAAGCGGAATTTATTtcgatttttaattatttgttgagCCACTATAAAATCCAAAAACTAATCGAGAACTCACTTAGTCATGAACCACAACAATGGTTCATAATAATATTCATCCAGGAAGTTCACAAAAAATTTAATAGAACATAGGGCAACATCCagctaaaaaatacaaacaaacttctttttgAAATAACACCAAAGACAAAATTCAtccatttgttatttatattattattctcTATATTACCCTTTTTCACAGGCCtacataaaactattataaatattttattgaaacctCGGCAAATCTTCTAAAACACTCCTGTGCAGGTAATAGGGctatttttatattgattcttAAAAGAAGCAGAGAGTTGGTCAGTTTTCTTGTCGCTACTAACCAAGTTTTTCAATGAAGCAGTTCAAACCACGAAGCCTACAACAAAATCACCAAGATATATTGTGTCAAAATATATGCACTGCTATCAAATAAACTCATTTGCAGGTTGTAGAGCTAGTAGTAAGTTGATTCTTGAGAGTCGTGATTTCCACCCTTTAAGTTTTTCTTCGCTACCAACAACTAGGAACTAAGTAAAAAGCTATTTCctgttttagtttgtttacttACTTAAGAGTCCCTAGCTGTAGAcgtgaaaatataatctttgtatTTTGATTCAAGTTATTCCTTACGTTTTTGACAATCTCTATacccatttttaaattatttattagaaatctattttaaagtttttttttaatatttcatgtctAGACAGTAAAAAGTGGctataatatgaaacatttactAACCTGTTCCGAGCTGACTGGtgacttttttctttttgctaGCGAAGTCAGTGTGTCACTGTCAGTGCGAAGATCACTTTGGCAACCACATAGGAGGACAGGTACGTTAGGAGAATGATCTCTGACCTCTGGAGACCACTGTAAAATGCAGATGGGCAAACGACCGGACAacgtgttatttttataatgttttataatctgAGGAACACAGCACTTGTCTTTGTGATCATTCCAGCcctaatttcatattttatttctccatTGATTGCCTATATGATTATATCATTATtgaatttgattttatttacatacTGAGAATTAAAGAACTTGTTCACAGATAGAGaagttggtaaaataaaaataaattgtaaaaccccccaaaataattattattttaatcaatgtTGTATATAAAGAgtattgattggtttgttttgaatttcgcgcaaagctacacaagggatatctgcgctagctgtccctaattttgcagtgtaagactagagggaaagcaactagtcatcaccacccacagccgactcttgggctactcttttactaatgaaacgtgggattagccgtcacattatatttgcccctacggctgaaagggcgagcatgtctggtgtgatggggatttgaacccgcaaccctcagattacgagtatgAAAAACGACACATGAGAATGCTTAAAATATGCTACTAGACATAGTTTCCAGTTACAAAAACCGCACAAATATAAATAGGCTATCAATTTAATTTCACTCTGGCAGCGACATAGTGGTAATTTGACTCGCAATTAGTAGAAACTGACAGAGATCCCAACAAAAGTTGTGGCcatattagtgtatttattaaaacagtacttatttaaatacaggatttttatagaataatacaaaataatgttaagtaCAGGCTCTAAAATCTATAAGTCCGCTAACATTAGGCCTAAAATTAGTTACGTTTTTATCAAGTAGggcctatattcgataaagaaaTAAACGAACACTATAACTTGTGTAAGTTtattgctttagtttagttaaggCTAAGGTTTACCTTACTTGATACTATccataaataaagttataatgctATTCTACAACCTAGCGTTAGACCTTTATAACCTTTTAATATGtagttgtacaaaatgtctaccaAAGGATTTTTCGCACATTTTTTAACATCCGTTGACATGAAGTGCGCACGCATGCGCATTTAGAATGAAAGGTGCACGAGCATTTCAAGATAGCCAAATAccgagtatttttaaaatatatagttgaTTTAACCTGAAACGTTAAGAAATACTTcagaatattttaacatttctccAAAGAACTTTAAAAATCAACGTCTGTGTGAAATAACTGTTATTGCACACTTGTGACTCTGTATTACTGCTGTGCTTATCACAAGTTACGTATAAGGAATACATTCAAGATAAAAGAGTTGATGAGCCCCAAAATATGTATTTGATAAATGTATATGTGGATGATTAGGAAAAAGATGTCTTTTCTCCGACTTTCACTTTcatgttttggtttggtttgttttgaatttcgcgttaaCCTACaggagggcaatctgcgctagccgtccctaatttagcactgtaagagtagagagaaggcagctaatcatcactattcgccgtcaactcttaagctactcttttacgaaggaatagtgggattgaccatcacattataacacttctacagctgaaagggcgagcatgcttggtgcgacggagattcgaactcgcgaccctcagataacgagtcgagtgccttaaccacctggacatgccggggcCCTCcttcatgttattttaattacaatttacattacacagagatgccaactatttcaaatgactgagcgtaatgattgcaGACaaagccctttatcatttgcggctactaagCCTGACCAAtatctctaagctgtttattattatattgttattataactactattatttattactgctatagattgctcatttatgactatgttttgtgtatctaacaaatgaattttaaaaagtttttttgaaattatgtcttatttagttcagaataacaaacatactggtaaaacaacattgaacatccGCAAACAGTAAGTagaaaagcctttgtgtaaggactagtttatatcatgtttatgacaattattgtaatagttttgcagcctttgctttcatgagaatgtctttggatggttgggagttataacagcattgtccatttgactgcatacacatcttgtgtgctatgatactgctcaaaactgaggtgttCATGATTGGTctgaacttgtttttgtttttagtcactaaactaaatatcctttcactgtcagcattagaatggaagattgtaagaattccaagcataaccctacacagaatgtcatacctCTGGTTgtcatttccatccttaactgtagacagctgaacccaaaacttgccaacattcaactgaaggacagtttctgagaaagtatcaatttaatagttcaaatattgctcttccaacttgtcaatagcatcatgctcatgtgtattgaAAAGGACaagatacctgtctgtgaagaagcatagagaagagaaatctttgctgactttcagttttggaccAGCAACCTCtgtgtgaatcagaagttcatcatttagagggaaatgtttcatcatgtaatttgtagctgcaatatagtgtttcttgacactggtgtagaagctgatcaggtccaggtccttttcacatttaacaatgtattccttggcagcatttccaatagaaactgcctcatcacatttgtgtaaggattcattgttgtagtcaagttcagtgacgTTGCCTTccagatattctggcttgatgtatctgacaagtatatttttaacttgtgtaatcagagctctatacataatgtgtatgcagactgaagaaaaagacaaaataacaagttcattttgttgtccaagaaaactgttaacttatctaacttgctctgtgcaacttttcttggttacttccttgctagcttttgttttcttttttttcattgattatgtcttctttagttcaaggtcagactgcctaaacatatattgagttat comes from Tachypleus tridentatus isolate NWPU-2018 chromosome 12, ASM421037v1, whole genome shotgun sequence and encodes:
- the LOC143235511 gene encoding rho-related GTP-binding protein RhoE-like; its protein translation is MEEYSCKIVVVGDSRCGKTALIHRFTNDNFLEVYTPTGFERYTTSYEVGDYTINFTVWDTSGACAYNTVRPLAYKDANVFFLCFFISEPDSLENTVYRWSPEVRDHSPNVPVLLCGCQSDLRTDSDTLTSLAKRKKSPVSSEQALVVSRQIGATTYVETSSRLSGRSVQDAFEVASLAALGKLNKSHVSVPRHSALAKSKYKSKLDLKDDFRDRTKNCILM